A genomic segment from Conger conger chromosome 2, fConCon1.1, whole genome shotgun sequence encodes:
- the tmem184ba gene encoding transmembrane protein 184ba isoform X1, translated as MDRLWRRDVPPAERLGNNSPPGLAPGPPSTMPPAGPNISWLPEAPRLSAEQPFFLMTTTAQAVSGFFVWTALLLTCHQIYMHLRYYSSPNEQRHIVRILFIVPIYAFDSWLSLLFFTNDQYYVYFDTVRDCYEAFVIYNFLSLCYEYLGGESSIMSEIRGKPIESSCVYGTCCLWGKTYSIGFLRFCKQATLQFCVVKPLMAMVTVILQAFGKYRDGDFNVASGYLYVTIVYNISVSLSLYALFLFYFATRELLVPYSPVLKFFMVKSVIFLSFWQGMLLAILEKCGAIPKISSVAVTVGEGTVAAGYQNFIICVEMFFAALALRHAFTYKVYMDKRLDSQDPVPTYGQYGRCAPMKSISSSLKETMNPGDMVQDAIHNFSPAYQQYTQQSTLEQRSGPPVSRSHSTASARDNEKTLLLSSDDEF; from the exons ATGGACAGGCTGTGGAGGCGTGACGTCCCCCCCGCGGAGCGGTTGGGGAATAACTCCCCTCCGGGCCTGGCCCCGGGACCCCCCTCCACCATGCCCCCCGCGGGCCCGAACATCTCCTGGCTCCCGGAGGCCCCGCGGCTCAGCGCCGAGCAGCCCTTCTTCCTCATGACCACCACTGCCCAGGCCGTGTCCGGCTTCTTCGTCTGGACCGCCCTGCTGCTCACCTGTCACCAG ATCTACATGCACCTGAGATATTACAGCTCACCCAACGAGCAGAGGCACATCGTGAGGATCCTCTTCATCGTGCCCATCTACGCCTTCGACTCCTGGCTCAGCCTGCTCTTCTTCACCAACGACCAGTACTACGTCTACTTCGACACGGTGCGCGACTGCTACGAGG CGTTTGTCATCTACAACTTCCTCAGCCTGTGCTATGAGTACCTGGGAGGGGAGAGCTCCATCATGTCTGAGATCAGAGGGAAGCCCATCGA ATCCAGCTGTGTGTATGGGACCTGCTGCCTCTGGGGAAAGACCTACTCCATCGGCTTCCTCAGGTTCTGTAAGCAG GCAACCCTGCAGTTCTGTGTGGTGAAGCCCTTGATGGCCATGGTCACTGTCATCCTGCAGGCATTCGGAAAATACCGGGACGGCGACTTCAA CGTGGCCAGTGGGTACCTGTACGTCACCATCGTGTACAACATCTCGgtcagcctctctctctacGCGCTCTTCCTCTTCTACTTCGCCACCCGCGAGCTGCTGGTCCCCTACAGCCCCGTGCTCAAGTTCTTCATGGTCAAATCCGTCATCTTCCTGTCCTTCTGGCAGG GCATGTTGCTGGCCATCCTGGAGAAGTGCGGGGCCATCCCCAAAATCAGCTCCGTGGCGGTAACTGTGGGTGAGGGCACTGTCGCCGCCGGCTACCAGAACTTCATCATCTGCGTGGAGATGTTCTTCGCCGCCCTGGCCCTGCGCCACGCCTTCACCTACAAGGTCTACATGGATAAGAGGCTGGACTCCCAGG ACCCAGTTCCGACATACGGACAGTACG GCCGCTGTGCCCCCATGAAGAGCATCTCCAGCAGCCTGAAGGAGACCATGAACCCGGGGGACATGGTGCAGGACGCGATACACAACTTCTCCCCGGCCTACCAGCAGTACACGCAGCAGTCCACCCTGGAGCAGCGCTCCGGCCCCCCCGTGTCCCGCAGCCACAGCACCGCCAGCGCCCGCGACAACGAGAAGACCCTGCTGCTCAGCTCCGACGACGAGTTCTAG
- the tmem184ba gene encoding transmembrane protein 184ba isoform X2, translated as MDRLWRRDVPPAERLGNNSPPGLAPGPPSTMPPAGPNISWLPEAPRLSAEQPFFLMTTTAQAVSGFFVWTALLLTCHQIYMHLRYYSSPNEQRHIVRILFIVPIYAFDSWLSLLFFTNDQYYVYFDTVRDCYEAFVIYNFLSLCYEYLGGESSIMSEIRGKPIESSCVYGTCCLWGKTYSIGFLRFCKQATLQFCVVKPLMAMVTVILQAFGKYRDGDFNVASGYLYVTIVYNISVSLSLYALFLFYFATRELLVPYSPVLKFFMVKSVIFLSFWQGMLLAILEKCGAIPKISSVAVTVGEGTVAAGYQNFIICVEMFFAALALRHAFTYKVYMDKRLDSQGRCAPMKSISSSLKETMNPGDMVQDAIHNFSPAYQQYTQQSTLEQRSGPPVSRSHSTASARDNEKTLLLSSDDEF; from the exons ATGGACAGGCTGTGGAGGCGTGACGTCCCCCCCGCGGAGCGGTTGGGGAATAACTCCCCTCCGGGCCTGGCCCCGGGACCCCCCTCCACCATGCCCCCCGCGGGCCCGAACATCTCCTGGCTCCCGGAGGCCCCGCGGCTCAGCGCCGAGCAGCCCTTCTTCCTCATGACCACCACTGCCCAGGCCGTGTCCGGCTTCTTCGTCTGGACCGCCCTGCTGCTCACCTGTCACCAG ATCTACATGCACCTGAGATATTACAGCTCACCCAACGAGCAGAGGCACATCGTGAGGATCCTCTTCATCGTGCCCATCTACGCCTTCGACTCCTGGCTCAGCCTGCTCTTCTTCACCAACGACCAGTACTACGTCTACTTCGACACGGTGCGCGACTGCTACGAGG CGTTTGTCATCTACAACTTCCTCAGCCTGTGCTATGAGTACCTGGGAGGGGAGAGCTCCATCATGTCTGAGATCAGAGGGAAGCCCATCGA ATCCAGCTGTGTGTATGGGACCTGCTGCCTCTGGGGAAAGACCTACTCCATCGGCTTCCTCAGGTTCTGTAAGCAG GCAACCCTGCAGTTCTGTGTGGTGAAGCCCTTGATGGCCATGGTCACTGTCATCCTGCAGGCATTCGGAAAATACCGGGACGGCGACTTCAA CGTGGCCAGTGGGTACCTGTACGTCACCATCGTGTACAACATCTCGgtcagcctctctctctacGCGCTCTTCCTCTTCTACTTCGCCACCCGCGAGCTGCTGGTCCCCTACAGCCCCGTGCTCAAGTTCTTCATGGTCAAATCCGTCATCTTCCTGTCCTTCTGGCAGG GCATGTTGCTGGCCATCCTGGAGAAGTGCGGGGCCATCCCCAAAATCAGCTCCGTGGCGGTAACTGTGGGTGAGGGCACTGTCGCCGCCGGCTACCAGAACTTCATCATCTGCGTGGAGATGTTCTTCGCCGCCCTGGCCCTGCGCCACGCCTTCACCTACAAGGTCTACATGGATAAGAGGCTGGACTCCCAGG GCCGCTGTGCCCCCATGAAGAGCATCTCCAGCAGCCTGAAGGAGACCATGAACCCGGGGGACATGGTGCAGGACGCGATACACAACTTCTCCCCGGCCTACCAGCAGTACACGCAGCAGTCCACCCTGGAGCAGCGCTCCGGCCCCCCCGTGTCCCGCAGCCACAGCACCGCCAGCGCCCGCGACAACGAGAAGACCCTGCTGCTCAGCTCCGACGACGAGTTCTAG